The genomic segment AgttcttttttcattctctcgaTGCGTACGTATTCTATCGTGATTTTcggaaaatatttgtttttgttagttAATTAATAGCGACGAGGAAATATCATGTTGTTATAATTTGCTGCGCACGGGCATTAGCTTAATTTCCCTTCGGTCCTTTCCTGTACTATGTGCTTATTTATcacagaaaataaaacaaatttccaACAAATGTTAACCTAACAAGTTCATCAAGAGTAGTCTGAAAGCTGAtgctttcaagagtattgtgtgaAAGTTTTGCATCAATCGAcggaaaactgacaaagatacagagtTTTCTAAATCCGCGTTACATTCAACGCTCAAAATCCAAGTTTTCAAAGTCAGTGTccagcgtaaaaactactgggccgatcggtttgaaattttgaacacataatccgtacactctttgctagatagccccgtcgagattttgtgaaaattgttgatactttttttaaaacaaaccttcaaaaatcgtgttttcaGGAAATATGACAAAaaggatcactttttcaacttcaaaaatctgccaaagatcgaaaaacaggaatatcaacaaaaactctccgcggctacctagataaacttataatctttctaacgagtatcgatttgtatatttcggatgacccggcatgtcgctacgatgggcaccgggaaaaagtacctttacgATGACTTGCCTAGCAAAAATTGACACCACggattagtttttcaatgaatgttactcaaaacaataccaaatattctacaaaagttgtagattaatatgcaatttacttgaaaaactaaagttgaatggttacgccacaacaaatcgtcaaaaacgggcttatttttggcccgaaaataccgaactCTCCCCATAATCTCAACATGATTTCGATGCGTTTCCCATCTACGAGGACTACCGGCAGTGAACGAGCATAATCCTAACCTTCCTTCTTCACCTTGTTGCCAGTCTAGCCAGCTCAGTTTGGGTGACATTTCGGGTAACATTAATACAACAGTTCGGTGAGATGCTTGCAATAAACGATATTATTTCGATCTCGACACCACTTGCGCGCTAGCCACGCACCCAATAGGCAGTGTCCTGCAGTAACGGCAAATGCGTGTTGGCCACAATGGAAACCCGTTACTCGATCACGAGAATAGCGCATAGTAAGAAAAAGCGAGCAGAACAGATTTGCCGAACGATGGTGCGTGCATCGGagcatattattttttttttttttgcttttgctctgcATTAAGCATTATTATTTATGAGCGATGTTCAATatattttctatttcatttgTGCTTCGCCTGTACCGTCGACCACGGCGTGCCTACTTGGCCGGCACATACGTGGCGATGAGGGCCGACTTGGGCGACAGGCGCACCGCTTTCACCTGCACCTTTGTCCTGCGCGAGTAGtatggaaagaaaaagagccAAGATTAATGCCGAGCGTTGCAGGGAGGCATGCGGTTTGCGGTGCGTTTACTCACTTGATGGCTACGTCTGGGACGGCGTAGTTGTTGCTGGTCAGCACGACCGTCAGCTCAGTGCCGATACCGGGAATGCCGCTGAAATCGGCAACCTTTTCCTCGCTCGGATCGAGATTTAGCGCCACAAAGTATCCGGGGTTGCCGGACTTTAGCCTTTAGATTGGGATGGAGAGCGAAAAGCAGTGCGTATTTTAATATATTCGTATCTCCGGCCGGCAATTCATGTTGGAGGTTGTTGCAATTTAAGTGAAGAGTGTTAACGGGCAAGAACCACTTACATATGTCTACACATCAATGGTCCCGGATTAATTGATTAGTAGCGCACAGTGTACAATTACGTGTACGATTAGATACAGAACGACACACACACAACGAAGCACACGAGATGAAGGGTAAAGAGAGCAATGAGAATTAGTAAAATGAGCAGTgataacccccccccccttagcCCCGGTTAGTGAATTAGGGAAGGCAAACTAGCGACCACCCGTTGCAAGGCACCACCACTTACCGTATGTACGCAATCGTACTAGCGGACGCATCGTTGTACACAGCGAACTGGCCGTGCTGGAACGAAGGTGAGGCGCGGAACTTTTCCAGCGTTTCGATCGTCTCCCTCGTAACGCCATTGGCCGTCAGCACATCGAGACCGAACAGTGGCACACCGGGCAGAAGGAAGTTAAAGATGGTGTACTCCGACGCACCGAGGTACTGCAGCGAGGCATTGTTGTAGCGCAGCTGCAGCCACGGTTGGCCACCGCAGCACGTCCGGTACGCGCGGATCGCCTCGTACGTGTTCTCGATGTCGTGCCGGAGCTTTCTCGTGGCGTTCGCGTTGTTCGCTTCCCGCAGATCGTACTCGATGTTACCGTACAGCGGGATATCGATCGGCAGGGTACCGTTGAACGCGAACACTTCCGGGCGCAGGATGTCCTCCGTGACCGACAGGAACCCGTTCTCGTGCAGCTCCCCGTGCACGACACCGGCGAGCTCGTGCAGCAGCTCACCCAACCCGGCCACATACGTCGTTTTCATGTGCGTCCAAAAACCGTAGTCCGCCATCGAGAGGGCTTTGTTCGCCTCGGGGCTCGGCATCGCTTCCTcgttgccgctgttgctgacgATGAAGTGCTTGGCGTTCGCTAGGCGCACCCCGCGGAACCCGTACCCGATCAGCGTCCTCAGCACGCCCTTCAGCTTCTCCTTGGCGATCGTTTCGTTGAGCTGCAGATCGAACCGACCCGGCCCGAACTGGGACAGGATGGCGTGGGTGGCGGTGACGGGTTTGAAGGCGCTACCGGTTTCCGCTACCGACAGCCAGTTCGGCAGCGTCGCACGGTCGTTCCAGATGAACGCTCTCGCTGAGGCCGGATCGTTCGGTCCCTTCTCCAGGGCCAGCTTGTACAGTGGATCGTCTGCCGTTACAAAGTTGGGCGTGATGTCAATCACCACTTCAATCTGCTTGGACCTATGGTACGCAtaatgtgcaaaaaaaaaaaagaaaaaacacgttaagagagaaaataaatgCAAGGGTTGATTTTCGTTCATTGATCAATTGTTTTTGTATTggcgctcggaatcgcacgcacgcaattcCACGCCCTCAAAAAcagcgaagcaaaaggaaacgGTCACTAGGCTGCTGCGCCGAACTACCACCTCgctgaaattcccggaatcgaacTGGCTCGGAGACGACTCGGGGCTCGGCATCGACACCGACCCAgttcgattccgggaatttccggggggggggggcatagtTTCGGCGCAGCAGTAGTAAtcgttccttctgctttggtacgctattcgcagcgtagtGGTGGATTCTTAcaactttgtttacgttttcgtggCGGCCTACCTACGAGTAGACACCGACCTAGACACCgcgcggaggggggggggggggagcggagTACGGCGCAGCGCTGTAATTGTACCTTCCGCTTTGGTACGCTATTCGCCGCGTAGTGGTGGATTCTTTTGTTCTAGCTTACGAcattgtttacgttttcgtggcctacgtttgtttacgtttttgcGGCGTGAGGGGGTGGGGGCAAGCTTTGGCGCAGCACGGTGACTGCGTTCTTGGCTGCTTTGGTATAGCCATTCGCACATTTTgcgctttttcttttcttcttctacattACAGAGGAGTTAGCGCCTTTCCTCTTTAGGCAAATGGTATTTATAGCGCGTGAAAGTTGCCCGTACCCGTGGGCCACGTGATCGCCACGGCAATGGATTTATCAGCAAACAGtagttttctcttttttttccccctttttttatcgaGGCAGCCTTAGCACGCTATCtgttttaaacgaaaaattgCCCATTAAACGGCTTCCATTCATGCTTCCAGCACATAATtcggcacaccagcaccggccccgggggggacaaTAGCTCGCGCATATGCCGCGCAAAACGGAAGCACTTCATTCAGTAGATCAACGACGGCTTGAAGACGCAACTCTTAAGTTGGGCGGATCTTTGAGCGGCGCATACCGGCCGCCAGCCTTAATTGAGGGTAATTCCTGTTTGTGGGAAAGGGTGGGCACGGTTTCACACTTACCGGAAGGTGGTGATCAGCTTCTCTAGCTTCTCCCTTACCGACTCCGACTCGATGAAGTACGTTTCGTTGGCCGGCAAACGGTACACCACCCCTTTCGCACCGTACTGCGCAACCGTCTCGAGCTGCGACTCGTACTGCGTCTCGTCGATCTCGATCAGCGGTCCTTGCTGCCACCAG from the Anopheles aquasalis chromosome X, idAnoAquaMG_Q_19, whole genome shotgun sequence genome contains:
- the LOC126571929 gene encoding uncharacterized protein LOC126571929 isoform X2, whose translation is MDETSRNSAKLDIEGVRQQSVNDALRADSRAKESYKQIGFGDKCTSSGATDNSFQMPRENGTGAREGEDERMLNGGEGGGATVVVPSNEDASEKEKLAQKEVEVKFISSSNGDARIDLEVESQQTFSGMTKEELMKYANDPFWVRLRWLLFVLFWGLWVAMLLGSFYIIYDAPKCSAPVPLSWWQQGPLIEIDETQYESQLETVAQYGAKGVVYRLPANETYFIESESVREKLEKLITTFRSKQIEVVIDITPNFVTADDPLYKLALEKGPNDPASARAFIWNDRATLPNWLSVAETGSAFKPVTATHAILSQFGPGRFDLQLNETIAKEKLKGVLRTLIGYGFRGVRLANAKHFIVSNSGNEEAMPSPEANKALSMADYGFWTHMKTTYVAGLGELLHELAGVVHGELHENGFLSVTEDILRPEVFAFNGTLPIDIPLYGNIEYDLREANNANATRKLRHDIENTYEAIRAYRTCCGGQPWLQLRYNNASLQYLGASEYTIFNFLLPGVPLFGLDVLTANGVTRETIETLEKFRASPSFQHGQFAVYNDASASTIAYIRLKSGNPGYFVALNLDPSEEKVADFSGIPGIGTELTVVLTSNNYAVPDVAIKTKVQVKAVRLSPKSALIATYVPAK
- the LOC126571929 gene encoding uncharacterized protein LOC126571929 isoform X1, with amino-acid sequence MDETSRNSAKLDIEGVRQQSVNDALRADSRAKESYKQIGEADINRNSTNGFGDKCTSSGATDNSFQMPRENGTGAREGEDERMLNGGEGGGATVVVPSNEDASEKEKLAQKEVEVKFISSSNGDARIDLEVESQQTFSGMTKEELMKYANDPFWVRLRWLLFVLFWGLWVAMLLGSFYIIYDAPKCSAPVPLSWWQQGPLIEIDETQYESQLETVAQYGAKGVVYRLPANETYFIESESVREKLEKLITTFRSKQIEVVIDITPNFVTADDPLYKLALEKGPNDPASARAFIWNDRATLPNWLSVAETGSAFKPVTATHAILSQFGPGRFDLQLNETIAKEKLKGVLRTLIGYGFRGVRLANAKHFIVSNSGNEEAMPSPEANKALSMADYGFWTHMKTTYVAGLGELLHELAGVVHGELHENGFLSVTEDILRPEVFAFNGTLPIDIPLYGNIEYDLREANNANATRKLRHDIENTYEAIRAYRTCCGGQPWLQLRYNNASLQYLGASEYTIFNFLLPGVPLFGLDVLTANGVTRETIETLEKFRASPSFQHGQFAVYNDASASTIAYIRLKSGNPGYFVALNLDPSEEKVADFSGIPGIGTELTVVLTSNNYAVPDVAIKTKVQVKAVRLSPKSALIATYVPAK